A genomic stretch from Pochonia chlamydosporia 170 chromosome 4, whole genome shotgun sequence includes:
- a CDS encoding Type I phosphodiesterase / nucleotide pyrophosphatase family protein (similar to Neosartorya fischeri NRRL 181 XP_001260939.1), whose protein sequence is MSLDRLDTNLPKAERTDSASLLSPIAYDDDAASLHSRSDQDTDSDDDQLQLRARNSRELRAADRIVLMEEEELDRLVTTSRKEKERQRRGSGLSVPSALKIFGRRGSSSQLSSPNASMENLVSEKREARRTRRKQKRDRLLEDARHGEDGELMYEMEEGGMKDGSSTGDSSEREDSEEADRRRLNLVAQARGNRGRSWRRWLFLHSLIAIGNGTALFAPTTIILSLDGFRADFLQRGLTPRLNAFVKEGVSPQYMLPSFPSLTFPNHYTLATGLYPEAHGIVGNTFWDPEFKAEFYYTDPARSLDPKWWGGQPFWVSAEKQGIRSAVHMWPGSEAHIQETFASIVDKYNGNEPLDRKVSRILGFLDMPGKENAALEAKDSRPQLIAAYVPNVDTDGHKYGPNSTEIRSTIQSVDTMLDSLFKGLEARNLTKIVNVIVVSDHGMATTDTSRLLQLEDLIDTSKIEHTDGWPLYGLRPKDNKDIQPLYDQLKEKAKSNPNFDVYLRDVDMPKKYHFSNNHRIAPLWVVPKTGWAIVTKKEFVVTEAKEKGLVYHPRGLHGYDHEHPLMRAIFIARGPAFPHPANSRVEPFQNIEVYNILCDSLGMKPQPNNGTLRLPLKPVGSHDAENQQETPADPPHPETTHSTQFVHASRPTKIVASSSIVVGVDEPTGSPTSTSTEVPAAEPTKDGGKPEGDGKDEGSGSVGDTVKGWWDWITDKVGGLWDTITGSG, encoded by the exons ATGTCCCTCGACAGACTCGATACAAACCTACCCAAAGCAGAGCGCACTGACAGCGCATCACTGCTCTCCCCCATCGCATACGACGACGACGCAGCATCCCTCCATTCCCGAAGCGACCAAGACACAGACAGCGACGATGACCAGCTGCAGCTACGGGCGCGAAACAGCCGCGAGCTGCGCGCCGCCGACAGAATCGTCttgatggaggaagaagagctcGACCGCCTGGTCACCACATCcagaaaggaaaaggagcGCCAACGACGGGGGTCCGGGCTCTCAGTCCCCAGCGCCCTGAAGATTTTCGGCCGCCGAGGAAGTTCATCGCAGTTATCGTCGCCGAATGCCTCCATGGAGAACCTGGTGTCTGAGAAACGAGAAGCCAGACGGACGAGGAGGAAACAGAAAAGGGACAGATTGCTGGAAGATGCTCGTCATGGCGAAGACGGCGAACTGATgtatgagatggaagaaggTGGCATGAAGGACGGCAGTTCCACCGGCGATAGCAGCGAGCGGGAGGACAGCGAGGAAGCCGACCGACGACGATTGAACCTGGTGGCACAGGCTAGAGGCAACCGAGGTCGCAGTTGGCGGAGGTGGTTGTTCTTACATTCCCTTATTGCTATCGG CAATGGAACGGCCCTGTTTGCACCGACGACAATCATTCTTAGTTTGGATGGTTTCCGTGCGGATTTCCTGCAACGCGGCCTGACGCCTAGACTGAATGCCTTTGTCAAGGAGGGTGTGTCGCCGCAGTATATGCTGCCGTCTTTTCCCTCTCTCACATTCCCTAACCATTACACATTGGCAACGGGTCTATATCCCGAGGCACACGGCATTGTTGGAAACACGTTTTGGGATCCAGAATTCAAAGCTGAGTTTTACTACACCGACCCAGCGAGGAGTTTGGATCCAAAGTGGTGGGGAGGACAGCCGTTCTGGGTGTCGGCTGAGAAACAGGGCATCCGGTCTGCAGTGCACATGTGGCCCGGAAGCGAGGCCCATATCCAGGAGACCTTTGCGAGCATTGTCGACAAATACAACGGCAATGAGCCGCTCGACCGCAAAGTCTCAAGGATACTAGGCTTCCTCGACATGCCTGGAAAGGAGAACGCAGCGTTGGAAGCAAAGGACTCGCGACCCCAGCTCATTGCGGCGTATGTCCCAAATGTCGATACGGACGGTCACAAGTACGGCCCGAATAGCACCGAGATCAGGTCGACTATTCAATCCGTCGACACTATGCTCGACAGCCTCTTCAAGGGGCTCGAAGCTCGCAATCTCACAAAGATTGTCAACGTCATCGTGGTATCTGACCACGGCATGGCTACTACAGATACCTCCCGCCTGCTTCAGCTAGAGGATCTCATCGACACGTCCAAGATTGAGCATACAGATGGCTGGCCACTGTACGGTCTGCGACCCAAGGACAACAAAGATATCCAGCCTTTATACGACCAACTCAAGGAGAAGGCCAAGTCGAATCCCAACTTTGACGTCTACCTCCGTGATGTGGACATGCCCAAAAAGTATCACTTttccaacaaccaccgcATTGCCCCTCTGTGGGTTGTCCCCAAGACCGGCTGGGCTATTGTCACCAAAAAGGAGTTTGTGGTAACggaggccaaggagaagggGCTGGTGTATCACCCTCGTGGCCTGCACGGCTACGACCACGAACATCCTCTTATGAGAGCTATTTTTATTGCTCGAGGACCAGCGTTTCCACACCCGGCGAACAGTCGTGTCGAGCCCTTCC aaaacattgaagtatACAACATCTTATGCGACTCGCTAGGCATGAAGCCACAACCGAATAACGGAACGTTGAGACTCCCCCTTAAACCAGTCGGCAGCCATGACGCTGAGAATCAGCAAGAAACGCCCGCGGATCCGCCCCATCCAGAGACCACTCATTCTACGCAATTTGTTCACGCATCACGGCCAACTAAAATTgtggcatcgtcgtcgaTCgtagttggtgttgatgagccGACGGGGTCACCTACGTCGACTAGTACGGAGGTTCCTGCTGCGGAACCTACCAAGGATGGTGGAAAGCCCGAGGGCGATGGGAAAGATGAGGGGAGTGGATCGGTTGGAGATACAGTGAAGGGATGGTGGGATTGGATTACGGATAAGGTTGGGGGTTTGTGGGATACAATTACGGGTTCTGGGTAG
- a CDS encoding NAD dependent epimerase/dehydratase (similar to Aspergillus oryzae RIB40 XP_001727827.1): MSIFICGITGTQGSSIATHILTSPSPPPIHGITRNPTSPPAKHLTSLGAHILPASYTDTDTLTTALSTCRALFLNLSPSFTSPTEELTTAQTIIKIARAQGVQHIIYSSGISVNDAQSLPNWDPESPTAAVLLSKQAIEREVRSAGFKYYTILRPGSFMSNYVQPLVRMYAGLVDEGRWRTAMQRDTLIPLVDVDTIGRFGAAALRDPERFNGKEIELADEFATVDEVLGKLAAVTGRDLKAVYMTDEEVDAEKGTNPFVAGMLMMRGLAGFVDLEKVKEWGMPVSSMDKFIEREKSRVLETYGRGD; encoded by the coding sequence atgtccatcttcatctgcgGCATCACCGGCACCCAAGGCTCCTCCATCGCCACCCACATCCTCAcatccccctccccccctcCCATCCACGGCATAACCCGCAACCCAACCTCCCCCCCCGCCAAACACCTCACCTCCCTCGGCGCACACATCCTCCCCGCAAGCTACACCGACACCGACACCCTCACCACCGCCCTCTCCACCTGCCGcgccctcttcctcaacctctCCCCGTCATTCACATCCCCCACCGAAGAACTCACCACCGCCCAGACCATCATCAAAATCGCCCGCGCCCAAGGCGTCCAACACATCATCTACTCCTCCGGCATCAGCGTCAACGACGCCCAGTCCCTCCCCAACTGGGACCCCGAGTCGCCGACCGCGGCGGTCCTACTCTCAAAACAAGCCATCGAGCGGGAAGTCCGCTCCGCCGGGTTTAAGTACTACACGATTCTCCGGCCAGGCAGCTTCATGAGCAATTACGTGCAGCCCCTGGTGAGGATGTACGCAGGGTTAGTGGACGAGGGGCGGTGGCGCACGGCGATGCAGAGAGACACGCTGATTCCGTTGGTGGATGTCGATACGATAGGAAGGTTTGGCGCGGCTGCGCTGAGGGACCCGGAGAGGTTTAACGGGAAAGAGATCGAGTTGGCGGATGAGTTTGCGACGGTGGATGAGGTTTTGGGcaagttggcggcggtgacGGGGAGGGATTTGAAGGCGGTGTATATGACggatgaggaggttgatgcgGAGAAGGGGACGAATCCGTTTGTGGCGGgtatgttgatgatgagaggGTTGGCTGGGTTTGTGGACTTGGAGAAGGTGAAGGAGTGGGGGATGCCTGTGAGTTCGATGGATAAGTTTATTGAGAGGGAGAAGAGTCGAGTGTTGGAGACGTATGGGCGAGGTGATTGA
- a CDS encoding C6 finger domain-containing protein (similar to Metarhizium acridum CQMa 102 XP_007811245.1), with amino-acid sequence MSGSLTARERGNPPPRRKSCGACIKAKRRCDFALPACLRCSQRNLPCEYPQRGGRRMVQRNADSPAAASLLEEPTISPAVLSCPSAPVVHFDAGIAGMFDNLDTSCIGITDFALPGYSMDSPLMELVQQNTSLMAPTTRELHIEEVISKRLRFAIDEIKRAPSLMILETQTPWCHPLLYKDGMPKSMQGQFTQHQSSNINTHNSQFKDAHASCALYLAKTPINAPIILRAIDLRVKDLLSSPPPTTLIDILAHTQSLILYQTIRLFDGDIHARASAERIIPDVEESAMCLLAHVRFDLESPAKELPLYPLAPTRDFWNDWILQESARRTVLFAFFFLQVYRLVAGQKGLECDGRLGLCHSWTMSAYLWNAGTPVQFARAWRDKRHFVVTDAQFGEVLSEAGADDVDRFGRMWISSLLGMEEAEGWFVSKGGALRSLV; translated from the coding sequence ATGAGTGGCTCCCTTACCGCCCGTGAGCGCGGgaatcctcctcctcggcggaAGTCCTGCGGTGCATGCATCAAGGCCAAACGACGGTGCGACTTTGCCTTGCCCGCGTGTTTACGATGCTCGCAACGCAATCTTCCTTGTGAATATCCGCAGCGTGGTGGGAGGCGGATGGTACAACGTAATGCTGATTCGCCTGCTGCTGCGTCTCTCTTGGAGGAACCTACTATTTCGCCGGCTGTGCTGTCATGTCCTTCTGCTCCGGTGGTACACTTTGACGCTGGTATTGCTGGCATGTTTGACAATCTAGATACTTCGTGTATTGGAATTACAGACTTTGCTTTACCTGGGTACAGCATGGACAGCCCGTTGATGGAACTAGTACAGCAGAATACGTCGTTGATGGCGCCCACGACACGGGAACTGCACATAGAGGAAGTGATTTCGAAGCGATTACGATTTGCAATTGATGAAATCAAGAGAGCACCATCACTAATGATTTTGGAAACACAAACACCGTGGTGTCACCCCCTGTTATACAAAGATGGCATGCCCAAATCCATGCAAGGTCAGTTCACACAACACCAATCCTCCAATATCAACactcacaactcacaatTCAAAGACGCCCACGCCTCATGCGCCCTCTACCTCGCCAAAACGCCCATCAACGCACCCATAATCCTGCGCGCCATCGACCTCCGCGTAAAAgacctcctctcctccccaCCACCCACCACGCTCATCGACATCCTCGCGCACACCCAATCCCTCATCCTCTACCAGACCATCCGCCTCTTCGACGGGGACATCCACGCCCGCGCCTCCGCCGAGCGCATCATCCCCGACGTCGAAGAGTCAGCCATGTGCCTCCTCGCCCACGTGCGCTTCGACCTCGAGTCCCCCGCCAAGGAACTGCCGCTGTACCCGCTCGCCCCGACGCGAGACTTCTGGAACGACTGGATCCTGCAGGAGTCGGCGCGGCGGACCGTCCTgttcgccttcttcttcctgcagGTGTATCGGCTGGTCGCGGGGCAGAAGGGGCTCGAGTGCGATGGGAGGCTGGGGTTGTGCCACTCGTGGACCATGTCGGCGTATTTGTGGAATGCGGGGACGCCGGTGCAGTTTGCGAGGGCGTGGAGGGATAAGAGGCATTTTGTGGTGACGGATGCGCAGTTTGGGGAGGTGTTGAGCGAGGCGGGGGCGGATGATGTTGATCGGTTTGGGAGGATGTGGATTTCGAGTTTGCTGgggatggaggaggcggaggggtGGTTTGTTAGTAAGGGGGGTGCgttgaggagtttggtgTAG
- a CDS encoding glycoside hydrolase family 76 protein (similar to Myceliophthora thermophila ATCC 42464 XP_003660149.1): MGCIRVTGSFGKLLAAIMFLLASPLTFAYNLDPNSTTSIKTIAKQMAEDLLTFYTGDKPGGTPGLLPQPYYWWEAGALMGALVDYWYYTGDDQYNKLVEQALLFQVGDTNDYMPRNQTLTEGNDDQGFWGLAVMSAAENKFPDPPKDKPQWLALAQAVFNTQAARWDTEHCNGGLRWQIFKWNQGYDYKNSISQACFFALGARLALYTGNNSYADWAEKSWDWMIGVGFIDKYWRVIDGAHIGTNCTDHVPYQFSYNSGGFILGAAAMYNYTENPVWKDRLDKLLDASKVFFTGPDKNIMTEVACEPVDRCNLDQQSFKAYLSRWFAAITKWAPHTYDFVMPYLRASAVAAAKQCVGGANKRMCGLKWNQNKYDGSTDVGQQMAAMEVTLACMVQERPGPVTHDNGGTSKGNPGLGGGDMGRDEPKPPDYGPITAGDQAGAAILTAVVIISLLTGIGWLFVDETSDKTPLEQFKGFQSSAAAAISAAAGGGATRSLNEKGGIIVGMGSQRNSTNSAVGTNQSIETAVVRIGRVRSESVGTQRRMSNMPIGWPRQSSNTASGTWHDAPEHPSPTFQSNGS; this comes from the exons ATGGGGTGCATTCGAGTTACAGGCAGCTTCGGCAAATTGCTTGCTGCAATAATGTTTTTGTTGGCGAGTCCTCTCACATTTGCATACAATCTAGACCCTAATTCAACCA CTTCCATTAaaaccattgccaaacaAATGGCTGAGGACCTCTTGACATTTTACACCGGCGACAAGCCTGGAGGGACACCGggtcttcttcctcaaccTTATTACT GGTGGGAGGCTGGTGCTTTGATGGGCGCGCTTGTAGACTACTGGTATTACACGGGTGACGATCAGTACAACAAGCTCGTGGAACAAGCTCTCCTGTTCCAAGTCGGCGACACCAACGACTACATGCCGCGAAACCAAACCTTGACAGAAGGAAACGATGACCAAGGGTTTTGGGGGCTAGCTGTCATGAGCGCCGCAGAAAACAAGTTCCCTGACCCGCCCAAGGATAAGCCTCAATGGCTGGCGCTCGCCCAGGCTGTATTCAATACTCAAGCAGCTCGATGGGATACCGAACACTGTAACGGCGGGTTACGATGGCAGATATTCAAGTGGAACCAGGGCTACGATTACAAAAACTCCATTTCACAGGCCTGTTTCTTTGCCCTCGGCGCAAGGCTTGCTCTTTACACTGGCAACAACTCTTACGCTGACTGGGCCGAAAAGTCATGGGATTGGATGATTGGCGTTGGCTTTATCGACAAATACTGGCGGGTTATTGACGGCGCACATATTGGCACTAATTGTACCGATCACGTCCCCTATCAGTTCTCTTACAATTCCGGTGGCTTTATTCTAGGCGCTGCCGCCATGTACAACTATACGGAAAACCCTGTTTGGAAGGACCGGTTGGATAAGTTGCTCGATGCCAGCAAGGTGTTCTTCACAGGTCCGGACAAGAACATCATGACGGAGGTTGCGTGTGAGCCTGTCGATCGTTGCAACTTGGATCAGCAGTCATTTAAGGCCTACCTTAGTCGTTGGTTTGCCGCAATCACCAAGTGGGCGCCGCATACTTACGATTTTGTGATGCCATATCTGCGCGCATCAGCGGTTGCGGCGGCCAAACAATGCGTTGGAGGTGCCAACAAGCGCATGTGTGGTCTCAAGTGGAATCAGAACAAATATGATGGTTCGACTGATGTTGGCCAGCAGATGGCCGCAATGGAAGTTACCTTGGCATGTATGGTCCAAGAACGTCCTGGCCCGGTGACACACGACAACGGTGGTACTAGCAAAGGCAACCCAGGCCTCGGCGGAGGTGACATGGGTCGAGACGAGCCAAAGCCTCCGGATTATGGACCGATTACGGCCGGTGATCAAGCTGGGGCGGCTATTTTGACTGCTGTGGTCATTATCAGTCTGTTAACCGGCATCGGATGGTTGTTTGTGGATGAAACGTCAGATAAGACGCCACTAGAGCAGTTCAAGGGCTTTCAAAGctctgcagctgcagcaatttCCGCGGctgctggcggtggtgcaaCCAGATCACTAAATGAAAAGGGTGGCATTATAGTCGGTATGGGCAGCCAAAGAAATTCGACGAATAGCGCCGTGGGGACCAACCAATCCATAGAGACCGCAGTGGTGAGAATCGGTCGTGTTCGAAGCGAGAGCGTAGGAACCCAACGAAGGATGTCTAACATGCCCATCGGTTGGCCACGGCAAAGCTCGAATACAGCCAGTGGTACATGGCACGATGCGCCCGAGCACCCTTCACCAACATTCCAAAGCAatggaagttga